The Lolium rigidum isolate FL_2022 chromosome 2, APGP_CSIRO_Lrig_0.1, whole genome shotgun sequence genomic interval CAACACCAAGCCCAGCTACGGCACCAACACCAAACCCAGCTACGTTGAAGCCCACCAACACCTAGAAGTCAAAATACGTATGCACATTTTTCTTACAGAAGAGAAGACGTGGGTGGGCCTCAAAAATTCATTAGACCTTTCTCTTCTGGCTGTGTGTCTATTTGTGGAccatttttttgttgtaattatttgtgaCTTTTGTAAAAAATAGTTGCCAACTTTTATTGTAATTCAATCTATagcaaattaattgttgcttgaccactttttgattgtttgcaaacatatgattttttgttgtttttgtttcgaacttttgtaaaaatagacgatgatttttgttgtaattcaagttgTAGCAAATTAAATTATTTCTTAACAACTTTTGAATTATTTGCAAATATTTTAGTTGTAAATAGTCTGCGGTTTTTGTGGATGATGTTTGCGActtttgttgtaaacacccaaattatTTGTGGTCTGTCTtgctaattattgttgtaaatatcttGCTGGTTTGTTCTAAAGATATTTCTGGAATGAAAGCGGCCTTTTATTGTAAACatccaaataaaataatattggttTTTGTTATTAATTATTATTGTAAGTATGTTTctgatttgttgtaaagatatttttGCATGGAAACTAACGATTATTGTGAACACCcaaataaaaaatattgtttttgttgttaattattattgtaaatatattgataatttgttgtacatatatgtgaagatttactgtgaaaattttgttgtaatactttttattttttgtacacAAAGCGGCGGGTTTTGTTGCTATACTAAGCGGCGGGTTTTATTGTAAATATTTGAAAGTCTGGGGGCAAAGGGAAACACGTGTTCAGTTTAAACTCATAGGCTTAGGACCGCGGGTTGATTTTCTAAAAACCAGGGGGCAAAATGCAAAAATCGCAATGCTGCTAATTCTGCACGCCGGATTACGATCGGACGGCGCACGAACGATCGATTTTCGCCCAGTTATCAGTCGACGGACGCGTAGCGTTCCCCTAGATTGATTGAGCAGAGAGAGAAGGTGGAAGCTGCGTAACGCGCGTAAGTGCATAAGTCCTGGGGGTTTCCAAATCACTTTTGCTAACATTTGCATCTGGCATAGTTGGCTGTGTGCTAGCTTCGTTCTGCTTTCGGTCGCTCGCCGTAGTTTCCCTGTTCCATCACGACGTCGTCTGGGCATACCGTAGACTGCTCCGACCATGCTGGCACTTATACTACTCGGAGACGGACCCTTCCAAGCCTACACCTGCAATGCCATCCGATCCCTCTGACCGACTACCATGATCCCGCGGGAGACGATGGACCAGTGGAAACATGTCTGGGGTCACCATATCTAACACCGGTGGGCTTCCGGCGAGCCAGGTTCCTGGATGGCGGTGTCGAGTCGAATCGGCGAGTCCCAGGACGACATGGACGATGTTGTATGCCTTGGTCAACTTCGTAACAAACGTATATGAGTTTTGTTGTGAAACAACAAGCTAGATATCGTAAGGTTTTATAGGTGTTTACTACAAGTtcagttttttcttggattttttgatgaTGCTTACGTGCCTTTCAAAATGTTGCTATCATATTACTGTTTTGtataaaaaaaatttgaattttcaccggGGGGAATTGATCCCCACCTGAATCTTTATATATCAGAAGGCCCAAACGGCATGCATGAGTTTTACAAGGCGATGTATCCAAGGGGAATAAATGGACgatgattttttttcaaatgaaCCTACAATTTGCTGCTTAGCCACTTTGTGTTGTTGGAACACATGTTTTTTTATTGTAATTATTTGTGATTTTTATTGACATGCCTGGTTATTTTTATTGGGAAtgaatctctagccatttttttgTTAACCAATTTCTATTTGCTGCCAACACATGTTTTTTTGGTTATAatcatttattttttatttttaaattgcTAGTGATTTTTGTTACAACACAATTTGCAACAAAAAGTTATTGTTCAATcacatttttgtaatttttattttttttattttttttgcgatAATTTGTTGCAATAGTATGTTTTTATGTGGGGTGAGAGATTGTTCGGACCAAGTTACTTTTTGGTTGAGCGCTGGAGAAATAACCAGGTGTGATTAAACAAAATTTGTGTAATAGGTTATCCTAGAGAATCTACTTGAACTGGTAAATTTGAATTGTGTCAAAGGGTAAGCTCACTAAATGAATCAAAAACGTCAGCACGACCACTCATCCACTCCTCATCCTTTCGACCGAAAAACGTCAGCACAACCACTCATCCACTAACCACCTCTCATGCTACAACACCAaacaaaaaatatatttcatctGTTCAAAAAAAAGTTGAATAAGTTTTTTCTAGATaaggatgtatctataactaaaacatGTGTATATACCttcatatctagataaagttgagcagctttttagagacggagggagtagctatcGCTAACCAGGTGGTTCGGATACCCTCATCTCCTAAACCTATCTCATGAATCAAAGAGCCCCTAGGGATTTCGCTCATTCACCATGACTCCATGAGCTTTATTTGGGCAGAGAAGGACGTTGGTTTCTCTCGGGTGCCTTTGGTATGTATTTCGTGAAGTGGCCGTCGTCACGTCGGCCGTCTGAAAATTTGTTTCAGTACAAATCAGAGCGTACTACGGCCATGGTGAATCAATCCACGTCTGGCGTGTCCGTGTGTTCGAGGAAAGAAAGGTGGACGCAACTTTGACATCGAAATATGGCAATACAGCGATTGGTCATTGGTATCTGTAGCTCCCTAGGAGCTCCAATCGCAAAAATTGTTCTGCAAAGGGTACTCCTTTGGAGAGAACGAGATAGCTTGCCCGATATGCCAGGCCAAGTCCGGTGGTACTTGTCCACAGTACAAGAGCTAAGCTTACACTAACGGTGTAAAGCAGTCATCGGACACAAAGGAAAACCGATTACCAGCTAGTGCTACTCGAGCTCCAACATGTAGCCAGCTTCATCCTTCAGAGTACTGAACCGAAAGCATATCATCTCCCCCTTACCGAAAAATTACAGATCTTGTCGAAGCATAGTTGCTTTTCTGCGCAGAGCACAATCAAATCCATGCTAAAGCAAATATTTCTTCCTGGTTCAGTCTAACAGGCAGTGTCGAAAGCATGATTACCCTGCATAATTGATCTTTTGATGGGCAAAGCGGCTAGCACCAAGCTGCCCTGGGGGCTGGGGCTGGGATCATGCAAAGAGGCAGTGTTGGGGTTTGTGAAGCTTGTTTTTTTTACTCGCCTTACAAATGTTCATGCTCCGGACACAAGACTAGACTTGTCCAGTTGCCCCTACTGACGGTGGATGCTCATCATCATAAGTGAAACCAAAATGCAGAACATCACAAACTTAGAATGGCAGGCAGCCTCGCCTGGTCCTAAACAGAAAGAGACAGAGGAAGGTGAGCGCAACGTGCCAAACATTTGTCATTCACTTCGTCAGTCTCGGATCCCTTTCACCCCCTCTACCGCAGGGCTTCAGCTCCGTGAAGCCAGAGCGACGAACACAGGCCGAACCTTGTGCATTGATGCTCACGTGCTCAACACAACGGGTTCAGGAGCCAGAAGCTGCCACATAGGGACGAACTCTCCAGGAGGCCGGATCTATTTGGTGCCGGCTACACCAACCACTGGTAAGCGGCTACACCAATGATCTATATGTTGCCAGTATTCAATTGCCGTGAGTTGTGGTTAGCAAGTAACAACTGACCATTAATCTAGGGAGGAAATGCCAGCTGCTGAGTCAGTTCAGCGAAGCAGAACGTTGCAGCCTCCAGAGGCATCTCCAGGCAGTTACCTAACTCAGCTTAGGTATCGTGGGCGTCAAACTGTAGTATAATCTCTTGCGGTACAAGTATCACGGCAGGAGCTTAATCTAATGACACTGTCGCTTCAAGAGGAAAAACTAATGTGCAGGCAGCGCCGACGCGAATCTGTGCAACGAGGCTTCCAGCCCAAAAGGCTTTCTGTCGACCGATTCCCCTCCACCACCTGCAGGTGCACCCGTCGTTTCCACTGAGCTTATGATTGTGAGCTTGGCATCGAAGAAACACGGAGGAAGCTCCTCAAAAGCAGAGATTCTGTAGCTACTTTACTTGGGCTCAACTTCTTTCATGCGCCAAATGTATCAGGAAAGAGAGCAATAATCTCACTAATCAACAAATcctgaagaaaagaaaaacactGAAGAAGATGTACAACGGATGACGGATCCGGGACACGCTCCGAACGACAGAGTCACTTCAGGAGCGGTCCTCGCGTCCTAGGGGAACTCGAACACAGAGAACCCATGCAACCGAGCTAATTAATCAACCAAGGCCGGCCGGGCGGACGCCGAAAATGCAGGTCCGCCGGTGGATGGCTGGCTGGCCGGCCGGACGCATCAGCTCGCGGCCTCGTCAATGCTGTGCAGCGAGGGCCGCCACTGCCGGTGCCGGGCGCCGGAGCTCCGGTGGGCGTCTCCGTCTTGCCGCGCCAACTGCAATCAGGTGACAGTAGAGTAGTCAGAACTCGGAATAGTGGAATACTGAAGATGGAACATTTGCATGTGTTGCATGGTAGCACAGAAGCAGAAAGGGATCGCTGAAAACGATTCGCCGTCCTGACATTAGCTGCTACTGTTCAATATTTTATTTGCCATGATTCTTTTATCATTCTGTATCCCTTTTATTTTAATAAGCATTAAATTTTCCTAATGGATGGTACACAATAGCATCAATCAGTTGGATGGATCCACAGGACCACGCCCCCTATATAtacaagaaaatcttgttttattCATGTCAATTGGGGATTGAGAATGTCAGATATACGGAATTAAATCATTCTTGATTGAGCTAAATTAAGGCGATCAGATTTCCAAGATGACTATGCAGATTTTGCCTCTACAGAGAAATCGAACGACGATTGCCCAGATAAAAGCCCATCTTCCTCAAGAGCTACACAGCTACAGTGCGGACGAACTGACAAGGTCATGATAATCGCGCGGAACAACTAACTAACTGTTGGAGTTTTGGCTGAGACAACTGTAGACGCATCATCAATCATGCAGAGAACGTGCATGGAGGCATCGggcgagagagagaaagaagtaGCTGGATTAAAGAGAGCGCGAGTCTAGTCAATGTAATTAACTACCTGCTCGAGACTCGCGTCcaagctcgcctcgtcgtcgtcgtctgcatcgacgccgtcgtccgccgccggccgcgccttGCTCTGCCTCGACAGCGATGACTCGAGCTGCTGGAGCTGCTGCCGCGCCTTGGTCATCTTCTCCTCCTTCCGCGCCTGGACCGCCTTGGTCACCTCTGCACGCCCCAACAATTTCATGCCGTgtcagcagcagagctagcaggagagaggaagaagatgaggagaaggttaTGAGCTGTTTACCGTGGGAGGTGATGAGTCGGTAGACATGGCCGAGGAGGAGTGTCTCCTTGGGCTTGAGGAGCTTGACGCGGGTGAGGCGCACGGTGCGGCGGGCGCCAGTGCCGTCGGCGTTCTCGGCGACGCGGAGCGTGACGAGCGCGACGTAGTGGCCCGGGTTGGCCCGCATCACCTCCGCCGCGCTGGTGGCCCAGTACAGCCGCTCTACGCGCCCGCCGGGGTGCtgtaccaccgccgccgccgcctccgccgcctggcAATTCCCCATCCTCGCGCGCGTGACCAGAACCGCGGGCGCCTGGCCTCAAACTAGCTCAGCGGGATATGATATGGGTTGGTTGGGCCGGAGAAACGTGGGCGAGCTTAGGGAGAGCAAGCTAGTGGTGCGCGTGTGTTGTACCGTGCTCTGTTATAAAGAGGAGAGGGCAACGGCTGGACTGCCAGCTCCAGCCGGAGGCGGTATATATCCCGCAGTGACCACGTAGCTCGCCTGCCGTTTCCTTTTCAATCCCCTCCCGTTCCACCTGCTGCTCCGGTATCGTGCTCCGCCCCGAGATGCATGTACACCAAGggccgtttggtagcctgcatgccCTCTTGACTGGCATCGGTCCGCGCATTTAGACCCGTTTGGTTACCTGGCCCGCGTTCTTGCACGAACCGCTTCTCAAAGCATCCTCGGGCCAGGCCCTCGAGAAACGCTCGGTTCGGCCGTTTCTAGAGAGCCACCCCCGTTTCCGCAGAACTAGAGAACGTCGCGTCCTCAcagagccaccgcgggagatggTGGAAGCTCGCGCGAGACGGCGAAATCTCGGCGGGATGAATTCAGTCACCGCGCTTGAattttcgccaccgtatatagaggcggctctctcaccggcaaatccaaatcccccattccccccccccatttcgagctcattCACCGttcccgatctagcgacatggccggctctACCTCACCCGTACGATCGGCGAAgcttgcggcggcgacggcggctgtggcggcggctactggtcgc includes:
- the LOC124688226 gene encoding uncharacterized protein LOC124688226, which translates into the protein MGNCQAAEAAAAVVQHPGGRVERLYWATSAAEVMRANPGHYVALVTLRVAENADGTGARRTVRLTRVKLLKPKETLLLGHVYRLITSHEVTKAVQARKEEKMTKARQQLQQLESSLSRQSKARPAADDGVDADDDDEASLDASLEQLARQDGDAHRSSGARHRQWRPSLHSIDEAAS